The following are encoded in a window of Magnolia sinica isolate HGM2019 chromosome 11, MsV1, whole genome shotgun sequence genomic DNA:
- the LOC131219213 gene encoding protein IRX15-LIKE-like — translation MKFNGNPKLILFQPSPHKPGGASNRLWLLAFVSFFTFVILLTLITTREIPLSSSSSPSILPSLSTDVVDALIHYSSSSNVTGRMPPHELRAVANALRLCSPCNFLIFGLGHETPLWRSINHNGRTVFLDENQYYIAMLEERHPNLEAYDVQYTTKVSQMWELLASAREQIRNDCRPVQNLLFSDCGLGINDLPNQLYDVNWDVILVDGPRSYNPSAPGRMSAIFTAGVLARSKKGGRSTTHVFVHDYDREVERVCSEEFLCRENMVGKIGLLAHFVLERMDANTFEFCRNHTSSASSSSASSST, via the coding sequence ATGAAGTTCAACGGCAATCCAAAGCTCATACTCTTCCAACCCTCTCCACACAAACCAGGAGGAGCCTCCAACCGTCTATGGCTCCTGGCCTTCGTCTCCTTCTTTACATTCGTCATCTTACTCACTCTCATCACTACTAGAGAAATCCctctctcttcatcttcctctCCATCCATCCTTCCTTCGCTCTCCACCGACGTCGTAGATGCCCTCATCCACTACTCCTCTTCCTCCAACGTAACCGGCCGAATGCCCCCTCACGAGCTCCGTGCAGTCGCCAACGCCCTCCGCCTCTGCTCTCCTTGCAACTTCCTCATCTTCGGCCTCGGTCACGAAACCCCCCTCTGGCGGTCCATCAACCACAATGGACGGACCGTATTCCTCGATGAGAACCAGTACTACATCGCCATGCTCGAAGAGAGGCATCCCAACTTGGAGGCGTACGACGTTCAGTACACCACCAAGGTGAGTCAGATGTGGGAGTTGCTGGCCTCAGCTAGGGAGCAGATTCGAAATGACTGCCGACCCGTCCAGAATCTCCTCTTCTCCGACTGCGGCCTCGGCATCAATGACCTTCCTAATCAGCTCTACGACGTGAACTGGGATGTGATTTTGGTTGATGGGCCACGGAGTTATAATCCGTCCGCGCCTGGGCGGATGTCGGCGATCTTCACCGCAGGCGTGCTGGCCAGGAGCAAGAAAGGCGGGAGATCGACTACGCATGTGTTTGTTCATGATTATGATAGGGAGGTGGAGAGGGTTTGCAGTGAGGAGTTCTTGTGTAGGGAGAACATGGTTGGTAAGATTGGATTGTTGGCTCATTTCGTCTTAGAAAGGATGGATGCTAATACCTTTGAGTTTTGCCGTAATCATACATCATCAGCATCTTCATCATCAGCGTCTTCATCAACTTAG